From one Alicyclobacillus acidocaldarius subsp. acidocaldarius Tc-4-1 genomic stretch:
- the sigK gene encoding RNA polymerase sporulation sigma factor SigK, with protein sequence MPGLLTLLALVFKDVSLFVSYVKQGAFPHPLSPEEEERAIRDYLAGDADARNRLIEHNLRLVAHLAKKYESSGEEMDDLISIGTIGLIKAVESYRPDKGTKLATYAARCIENEILMYLRSSKKHRRDALLSDPVGTDKDGNEMTLADLLGSDPDDVIDAVDMSWEKQKMFECLPLLAPREREVLCKRFGLPDGEERTQREIAKELGISRSYVSRIEQKAIVKLYENMRQRKPAGSGADA encoded by the coding sequence GTGCCCGGCTTGCTCACGCTGCTGGCGCTCGTGTTCAAGGACGTCTCGCTGTTTGTCTCGTATGTCAAGCAAGGCGCTTTTCCTCACCCGCTGAGCCCCGAGGAGGAAGAGCGCGCGATTCGCGACTACCTCGCGGGCGACGCCGATGCGCGTAATCGCCTCATCGAACATAACCTACGCCTCGTCGCGCACCTGGCCAAGAAGTACGAATCCTCTGGCGAGGAGATGGACGATCTCATCTCCATCGGCACCATCGGGCTCATCAAGGCGGTCGAGAGCTATCGGCCCGACAAGGGCACGAAGCTCGCGACCTACGCCGCCCGCTGCATCGAAAACGAAATTCTCATGTACCTGCGCAGCAGCAAGAAGCATCGGCGCGACGCCTTGTTGTCCGATCCCGTCGGCACCGACAAGGACGGCAACGAGATGACGCTCGCGGACCTGTTGGGTTCCGATCCGGACGACGTGATCGACGCCGTGGATATGTCGTGGGAGAAGCAGAAGATGTTCGAGTGCCTGCCGCTTCTCGCCCCGCGCGAGCGGGAGGTGCTGTGCAAGCGGTTTGGGCTGCCGGACGGGGAGGAGCGGACGCAGCGGGAAATCGCGAAGGAACTCGGCATTTCGCGCAGCTATGTTTCGCGCATTGAGCAAAAGGCCATTGTGAAATTGTACGAAAACATGCGCCAGCGCAAACCTGCCGGCTCTGGCGCAGACGCGTAG
- a CDS encoding ComEA family DNA-binding protein translates to MASCMGERIGVERAQDGARPVQEVPGFEDGARWYMAERGGALPVWTDEGMDAEAIGRHEVGESWFVRLRAWAGYLRVVLLVGLAAGSAWFASRHVTAASSAPHSVSTPGETQSAVVQPMDADGANATALQVDVHGDVRHPGLVTLQEGARVRDAIRAAGGFLHAVDAEDVNQAALVWDGEEIDIPAATAGDAASQPQSGQSGVQDVGLALAAASSSGRDASPVSRDGAGERARKHALTAGQKININTADLETLETLPGVGPKRAAAILAYREAHGPFPDLASLRHVRGIGEKTLAKWKDLITFGTPDSASSVSRQAP, encoded by the coding sequence GTGGCGAGTTGCATGGGTGAGAGGATAGGCGTGGAACGCGCACAAGATGGCGCAAGACCGGTTCAGGAAGTCCCTGGGTTCGAGGACGGCGCGAGATGGTACATGGCGGAACGTGGCGGCGCTCTGCCCGTCTGGACAGACGAAGGGATGGACGCGGAGGCTATCGGGCGTCACGAGGTGGGCGAGTCGTGGTTCGTTCGGCTGCGTGCTTGGGCGGGGTATCTGCGAGTCGTGCTGCTCGTTGGCCTGGCCGCAGGCTCGGCGTGGTTTGCATCTCGGCATGTGACCGCGGCGAGCTCCGCGCCGCATTCGGTCTCCACGCCTGGTGAAACGCAGAGCGCGGTAGTGCAACCGATGGACGCCGACGGCGCAAACGCGACGGCGTTGCAGGTGGATGTCCATGGGGACGTGCGGCACCCGGGCCTCGTGACGCTCCAAGAGGGCGCCCGAGTCCGCGATGCCATACGCGCGGCGGGTGGATTTCTGCACGCTGTGGATGCCGAGGACGTGAATCAGGCCGCGCTGGTCTGGGACGGCGAAGAAATCGACATTCCCGCAGCGACAGCGGGGGACGCGGCCTCTCAGCCGCAATCCGGTCAGTCAGGCGTGCAGGACGTGGGCCTGGCGCTTGCCGCTGCGAGCTCCTCGGGGCGCGACGCGAGCCCGGTGTCCCGAGATGGTGCAGGGGAGCGCGCTCGCAAGCACGCGCTCACGGCAGGGCAGAAGATCAATATCAACACCGCAGATCTGGAGACGCTTGAGACATTGCCCGGTGTCGGACCCAAGCGCGCGGCTGCTATCCTCGCCTATCGCGAGGCGCATGGTCCCTTTCCTGATCTCGCGAGTCTTCGCCACGTGAGGGGGATCGGCGAAAAAACGTTGGCCAAGTGGAAAGACCTCATTACCTTTGGGACACCTGACAGCGCTTCGAGCGTCAGCCGCCAGGCGCCGTGA
- the ruvX gene encoding Holliday junction resolvase RuvX, with amino-acid sequence MAIDFGERRIGVALSDPMGLIAQPYGVIERQSDRQAADEVAELARREEVGRIVVGRPLHMSGQPSEMTSRAEKFARMLAARTGLPVHLYDERLTTVSAERFLIEQNVRRRERRATVDAAAAQVLLEDYLRSRQRADGEGAEFEG; translated from the coding sequence ATGGCGATTGATTTCGGCGAGCGGCGGATTGGTGTCGCCTTGTCGGACCCCATGGGGCTCATCGCGCAGCCGTATGGCGTGATCGAGCGCCAATCGGACCGGCAGGCGGCGGACGAAGTCGCGGAGTTGGCGCGGCGAGAAGAGGTGGGGCGGATTGTCGTCGGGCGACCGCTCCACATGTCGGGCCAGCCGTCCGAGATGACGTCGCGCGCGGAGAAGTTCGCCCGGATGCTCGCGGCGCGCACGGGCCTGCCGGTCCATCTGTACGATGAGCGGTTGACCACCGTGAGCGCGGAGCGCTTCCTCATCGAGCAGAACGTGCGGCGCAGAGAGCGCCGCGCGACGGTCGACGCGGCCGCCGCGCAGGTCCTGCTCGAAGACTACCTGCGATCGCGTCAGCGGGCGGACGGTGAGGGCGCGGAATTCGAAGGTTGA
- a CDS encoding YqeG family HAD IIIA-type phosphatase produces MRSLAWLSRLMPDEYVASIYEIDLDALWRRGIRLILTDLDNTLVPWNHPDVPSELTAWLRSVHARGFHVCIISNNGEDRVGSFAKLCGVPAVSAAGKPKSRGFLEALRRFHMPPEATAMVGDQLFTDIQGAKRLGLYAILVLPQDPVEWWGTKISRMAERLVLRRLERRGLRRPEPAADRRRLDD; encoded by the coding sequence GTGAGAAGCTTGGCCTGGCTCTCGCGGCTCATGCCGGACGAGTACGTGGCGTCCATCTACGAGATTGATCTCGACGCCCTGTGGCGGCGGGGGATTCGCCTGATTTTGACGGATCTCGACAACACGCTGGTGCCGTGGAACCACCCCGACGTGCCGTCCGAACTCACCGCGTGGTTGCGCAGCGTGCATGCGCGAGGCTTTCACGTGTGCATCATCTCAAACAACGGCGAGGATCGCGTCGGATCATTTGCCAAACTGTGCGGCGTGCCGGCGGTCTCGGCGGCTGGCAAGCCCAAGTCGCGCGGGTTTTTGGAGGCGCTCCGCCGCTTCCATATGCCGCCGGAGGCCACTGCGATGGTGGGCGATCAGCTGTTCACCGACATTCAGGGCGCAAAGCGGCTTGGACTGTACGCCATTTTAGTGCTTCCACAGGATCCGGTGGAGTGGTGGGGCACCAAGATTTCGCGTATGGCCGAGCGGCTGGTGTTGAGGCGGCTGGAACGGCGAGGGCTCCGGCGCCCCGAGCCCGCCGCGGACAGGAGGCGTTTGGATGACTGA
- the aroE gene encoding shikimate dehydrogenase, protein MKLFGVIGKPVMHSLSPAMMNAAFQAHGVDAVYLPFQVEPGDLVDALRGLRAIGAVGINVTIPHKLGVYDWVEARTAEAEMARAVNVVRFTPTGAVGHNTDVSGWWASVAPFLGEGSLKVTILGAGGSVQAILTALAKERPGSEVLVCCRRPEQAEALASRYGDWLSVRHVAWSDRHEAIARADLVVQCTPIGMWPRSDESPVESPECFQPHQVVQDIVYRPLHTLFLRQAQARGAKTVDGASMLIWQGVKAYEWWLEREAPVEVMQRAVYKALEREEANGHG, encoded by the coding sequence GTGAAGCTGTTTGGCGTGATCGGCAAGCCGGTCATGCATTCGTTATCGCCTGCCATGATGAACGCCGCGTTTCAGGCGCACGGCGTGGATGCGGTGTACCTGCCGTTTCAGGTGGAGCCGGGCGATCTCGTCGACGCGCTGCGCGGCCTGCGCGCCATCGGCGCGGTAGGCATTAACGTGACCATTCCCCACAAGCTCGGCGTATACGACTGGGTGGAGGCGCGCACCGCCGAGGCCGAGATGGCCCGGGCGGTCAACGTCGTTCGCTTCACCCCGACGGGCGCGGTGGGGCACAACACGGATGTGAGCGGATGGTGGGCGTCTGTGGCGCCGTTTTTGGGCGAGGGCTCGCTCAAGGTGACCATTCTCGGCGCGGGCGGCAGCGTGCAGGCCATCCTCACGGCGCTCGCCAAGGAGCGCCCGGGGAGCGAGGTGCTTGTCTGCTGCCGCAGGCCCGAGCAAGCCGAGGCGCTCGCGTCGCGATACGGCGACTGGCTTTCCGTTCGTCACGTGGCCTGGTCGGATCGGCACGAGGCCATCGCGAGGGCGGATTTAGTGGTCCAGTGCACGCCCATTGGCATGTGGCCGCGGAGCGACGAGTCGCCGGTCGAGTCGCCGGAATGTTTCCAGCCGCATCAGGTGGTGCAGGACATCGTCTATCGGCCGCTTCACACGCTCTTTCTTCGCCAAGCGCAGGCGCGCGGGGCGAAGACGGTGGATGGCGCCTCGATGCTCATCTGGCAGGGTGTCAAGGCGTACGAGTGGTGGCTCGAGCGCGAAGCGCCCGTCGAGGTCATGCAGCGCGCGGTGTACAAGGCTCTCGAGCGGGAAGAGGCGAACGGCCATGGGTGA
- the nadD gene encoding nicotinate (nicotinamide) nucleotide adenylyltransferase gives MGEETVWYTEANGERTSDGAQRCILLFGGTFDPPHVGHLTMAQIAYEQVGADEVWWMPAAKPPHKAGIDVDTFAWRFRMVEALIGARRHMRVTDVENRLPKPSYTVDTLRALTGWHPEVEFLFLLGADSLQHLPEWHGAEELCEMVRFVVARRPGYDFDTAAASARARLPNIRMDVIDMPMLDVSSTWVRDRLDRRLDVCGLVPDPVLEIWRQGPEGGMGPGWSGGTSSIIFGSASPRR, from the coding sequence ATGGGTGAAGAGACCGTGTGGTATACTGAGGCAAACGGCGAACGGACATCGGATGGGGCGCAGAGGTGCATTCTGCTGTTCGGCGGCACGTTCGATCCACCGCATGTCGGTCACCTGACGATGGCTCAGATTGCCTACGAGCAGGTTGGCGCCGACGAGGTGTGGTGGATGCCGGCCGCGAAGCCGCCCCATAAGGCCGGCATCGACGTGGACACCTTCGCGTGGCGGTTTCGCATGGTGGAGGCGCTGATTGGGGCGAGGCGGCACATGCGCGTCACGGACGTGGAGAATCGCCTGCCGAAGCCGTCGTACACCGTCGATACCCTGCGCGCGCTCACCGGTTGGCATCCGGAGGTCGAGTTTCTGTTTCTCCTCGGCGCAGACAGCCTGCAGCACCTTCCGGAGTGGCACGGCGCGGAGGAACTCTGCGAGATGGTGCGCTTTGTCGTCGCGCGCCGACCGGGTTACGACTTCGACACGGCCGCGGCCAGCGCCCGCGCGCGCCTTCCGAACATTCGGATGGACGTGATCGACATGCCGATGCTCGACGTGTCGTCCACGTGGGTGCGAGATCGGCTGGATCGGCGTCTCGACGTGTGTGGCCTCGTGCCGGATCCGGTGCTCGAGATCTGGCGCCAGGGGCCGGAAGGAGGAATGGGACCGGGATGGAGCGGGGGAACGTCATCCATCATCTTCGGCAGCGCCTCGCCGCGTCGCTGA
- the mltG gene encoding endolytic transglycosylase MltG: protein MSNQPASARRRARWMILVALALVVVVALVFGAWFRAALRPVSAKAPLERFKVKAGDTVATVAERLKAMRLIRSATAFELYGRLSGGRPILAGTYALSADESAPQIYRQMTAGEIVPDVVNVTIPPGYDVVDIAARLAQDGVCSEAAFLKAVQADNYHQAFLKQLAGRRDVRYRLEGYLFPDTYQFYRNENPVDVVNEMLNDFAARVLTSANEAAMRADKLTLNETITEASLIENEAQVPSERPIIASVIDNRLKLRMRLQIDATVDYAIGRHLTVVTDADILDARNPYNTYLYGGLPPGPICSPSLASIEAVLHPAHTKYLYYVAKGNGTGEHYFAETYSQQLHNEMLREENLKKRSEQSSGK from the coding sequence ATGTCGAACCAGCCAGCAAGCGCGAGGCGGCGCGCGCGATGGATGATCCTTGTCGCCTTGGCGCTTGTGGTCGTGGTCGCACTCGTCTTCGGCGCGTGGTTTCGCGCGGCGCTGCGGCCCGTGTCGGCCAAGGCTCCGCTCGAGCGATTCAAGGTGAAGGCCGGCGACACGGTCGCCACGGTCGCCGAGCGATTGAAGGCGATGAGGCTCATCCGCAGCGCCACCGCGTTTGAGCTGTACGGGCGCCTCAGCGGGGGCAGGCCGATTTTGGCCGGCACGTACGCGCTGTCCGCGGATGAGTCGGCGCCACAGATCTATCGGCAGATGACCGCGGGCGAGATCGTCCCCGATGTGGTCAATGTGACCATTCCGCCGGGATATGACGTTGTGGACATCGCGGCGCGGCTCGCACAAGATGGAGTTTGCAGCGAGGCGGCGTTTCTCAAAGCGGTGCAAGCCGACAACTACCATCAGGCGTTTTTGAAGCAGCTTGCGGGGCGGCGCGATGTTCGCTACCGGCTCGAGGGGTACTTGTTTCCAGACACGTACCAGTTCTATCGGAATGAAAACCCGGTGGACGTCGTCAATGAAATGCTGAACGACTTTGCGGCGCGCGTGCTCACGTCCGCGAACGAAGCGGCGATGCGGGCAGACAAGCTCACGCTGAACGAGACCATCACGGAGGCGTCGCTCATCGAAAACGAGGCGCAGGTGCCTTCCGAGCGGCCCATCATCGCGAGCGTGATCGACAACCGGCTGAAGCTCCGTATGCGCCTACAGATCGACGCCACGGTGGATTACGCCATCGGCCGACACTTGACGGTCGTGACGGATGCGGACATCCTGGACGCGCGAAATCCCTACAACACGTACTTGTACGGTGGATTGCCGCCCGGACCCATTTGCAGTCCGAGCCTTGCGAGCATTGAGGCGGTGCTTCACCCCGCCCACACGAAGTATCTGTACTACGTCGCCAAGGGCAACGGAACCGGCGAACACTACTTCGCGGAGACGTACAGCCAGCAATTGCACAATGAGATGCTGCGGGAAGAGAATTTGAAGAAGCGGTCGGAGCAGTCGAGCGGCAAGTGA
- the yqeH gene encoding ribosome biogenesis GTPase YqeH: protein MTDTRVCVGCGAPLQSTDERMPGYVPESHLEREDVLCRRCFRIRHYGDFTPVAVDEETYQRQVAAIFDHPGLVLYVVDVFDLAGSLIPSARRFVASSDVIVVVNKVDLLPADVGYEALADWIRGEVRATGVEPLDVAFISAEKRRGVDRLVDRVARETKRPVYVMGMANVGKSTLLNAMVERLSERKQPFTVSRRPGTTLAMSRLEIEGPYGRVELFDTPGLMYTSRVIERLCGDCLKWVVPRSRVRPRVYQLNPGQALFLGGLVRLETLEGERQGIVLYVSNELPVHRTKRERADSFFAEHRYDILKVPCEACADAFVDRRSWLVAAPPRRDADFSLGKRGGDIVLPGLGWIAWTGRRTLARIEAPAWLTLSIRPRLVGVLAHRVQHPQGGGDGP, encoded by the coding sequence ATGACTGACACCCGAGTGTGTGTGGGATGTGGGGCACCGCTTCAATCGACGGACGAGCGAATGCCAGGCTACGTGCCGGAGAGCCACCTGGAGCGGGAGGATGTGCTTTGCCGGCGGTGTTTTCGCATTCGCCACTACGGCGACTTCACGCCCGTCGCCGTGGATGAAGAGACGTATCAGCGACAGGTCGCGGCCATCTTCGATCATCCGGGGCTCGTACTCTACGTGGTTGACGTGTTCGATCTCGCCGGCAGCCTCATCCCGAGCGCGCGGCGGTTCGTCGCGTCGAGCGACGTGATCGTCGTCGTGAACAAGGTGGATCTTCTGCCGGCCGATGTGGGCTACGAGGCGCTTGCGGACTGGATCCGCGGTGAGGTGCGCGCGACGGGCGTGGAGCCGCTCGATGTGGCCTTCATCAGCGCCGAGAAGCGCCGCGGCGTCGACCGGCTCGTGGATCGCGTCGCGAGGGAAACGAAGCGGCCGGTGTACGTGATGGGCATGGCCAATGTGGGCAAGTCGACGCTTCTCAACGCGATGGTCGAGCGGCTGTCGGAGCGGAAGCAGCCCTTCACCGTGTCGCGCAGGCCGGGCACGACGCTCGCCATGTCTCGGCTCGAGATTGAGGGGCCCTACGGACGCGTGGAACTGTTCGACACGCCAGGGCTCATGTACACGTCGCGCGTCATCGAGCGGCTGTGCGGCGACTGTTTGAAGTGGGTGGTGCCGCGGTCGCGCGTGCGCCCGCGCGTGTACCAGTTGAACCCGGGGCAAGCGCTGTTTCTCGGCGGACTGGTGCGCCTCGAGACGTTGGAGGGCGAGCGCCAGGGCATTGTGCTCTACGTCTCCAACGAGCTGCCGGTGCACCGGACGAAGCGGGAACGAGCAGATTCGTTTTTTGCGGAGCACCGCTATGACATCCTGAAGGTCCCGTGCGAGGCGTGCGCGGACGCGTTTGTGGACCGGCGTTCGTGGCTCGTCGCGGCGCCGCCGAGGCGCGACGCCGATTTTTCTCTTGGGAAACGGGGCGGGGACATCGTCCTGCCGGGGCTCGGCTGGATTGCGTGGACAGGCCGCAGGACGCTGGCGCGGATTGAGGCGCCTGCGTGGTTGACCCTTTCCATACGGCCGAGGCTCGTCGGCGTGCTCGCGCATCGCGTGCAACACCCGCAGGGCGGGGGTGACGGGCCGTGA
- the mntR gene encoding transcriptional regulator MntR yields the protein MEDYLEKIYELIHEKGYARVSDIANSLAVQPSSVTKMLQKLDENEYVSYEKYRGIVLTARGHKMGRLMKERHAMLADFLRMLGVQEDTLQKDVEGIEHHVSPATLEALQSLVLFLQSHPDVLSSFLAFREQSSEQSSP from the coding sequence ATGGAAGACTACCTGGAGAAGATTTATGAACTGATTCACGAGAAGGGGTATGCGCGCGTTTCGGACATCGCCAACTCCCTGGCCGTGCAGCCGAGTTCCGTCACAAAGATGCTGCAGAAGCTCGACGAAAACGAGTACGTGAGTTATGAGAAGTACCGGGGCATTGTGCTCACGGCGAGAGGACACAAAATGGGGCGGCTGATGAAAGAGCGGCACGCCATGTTGGCAGATTTCCTTCGCATGCTCGGCGTACAGGAGGACACGCTGCAGAAAGACGTCGAAGGCATCGAACACCACGTGAGCCCCGCAACCCTGGAGGCGCTGCAGTCGCTCGTGTTGTTCCTGCAGTCCCATCCCGACGTTTTGTCCTCGTTCCTCGCGTTTCGAGAACAGTCGAGCGAGCAATCCTCGCCGTGA
- the yqeK gene encoding bis(5'-nucleosyl)-tetraphosphatase (symmetrical) YqeK, protein MERGNVIHHLRQRLAASLTPARYKHVLGVVETSVALARRFGAPVLGAELAAWLHDLAREWPQDRLLAYARDRKLEVPAAWLEAPILLHGPIAADVARVEYGVEDADVLNAVYYHTTGRPGMGALEMVLFVADAIEPSRDYSGVDDLRALAERDLKAAALASLESTVRYALDRGFPIDLTTVNARNDLLNEVRRKA, encoded by the coding sequence ATGGAGCGGGGGAACGTCATCCATCATCTTCGGCAGCGCCTCGCCGCGTCGCTGACGCCCGCGCGCTACAAGCACGTGCTCGGCGTCGTGGAGACGTCCGTGGCGCTGGCCCGGCGGTTTGGGGCGCCTGTGCTTGGGGCGGAGCTCGCGGCCTGGCTCCACGATCTCGCGCGGGAATGGCCTCAGGACCGACTCCTTGCCTACGCACGTGACCGGAAGCTCGAGGTGCCCGCGGCTTGGCTCGAGGCACCTATCCTGCTGCACGGTCCGATTGCCGCGGACGTCGCCCGCGTAGAATACGGTGTGGAGGATGCCGACGTGCTGAACGCGGTGTATTACCACACCACCGGCAGGCCCGGTATGGGGGCACTTGAAATGGTGCTGTTTGTGGCGGACGCCATTGAACCGTCGCGCGACTATTCCGGGGTGGATGACCTTCGCGCGCTCGCCGAACGGGATCTCAAGGCCGCTGCCTTGGCGAGCCTCGAATCCACGGTCCGCTACGCGCTCGATCGCGGCTTCCCCATCGATCTCACGACCGTGAACGCGCGAAACGACTTGTTGAACGAAGTGCGCCGGAAGGCGTGA
- a CDS encoding IreB family regulatory phosphoprotein, producing MGQEFDSTMRFASKSGNPEVRRAFQIAYRALKEKGYNPVYQIAGYLISGDPAYITSHMDARNTIRRIERDDLIEELVRAYAALYGDADDGD from the coding sequence TTGGGACAAGAGTTTGACAGCACGATGCGATTTGCGTCGAAGTCAGGCAATCCCGAGGTTCGGCGCGCGTTTCAAATCGCATACCGCGCCCTGAAGGAAAAAGGGTACAATCCCGTGTACCAGATTGCGGGGTACCTGATTTCGGGCGATCCGGCGTACATCACAAGCCACATGGACGCGCGCAACACCATCCGGCGCATCGAGCGGGATGATCTCATCGAGGAGCTCGTGCGGGCCTACGCCGCACTGTATGGCGATGCGGACGATGGCGATTGA
- a CDS encoding class I SAM-dependent DNA methyltransferase, which yields MAYEDLAAFYDELMGDALYHAWQKALAPHLSSVRVAVDLGCGTGRMAAWLAERAERVYAVDRSPEMLAVAFDTWGHLANVHWLESDLGDLALPEAADFALASTDVLNYILTRDELERVLQRVRACVRPGGKWALDTLGPRRIQQLHNGAWHDVRDHLVIVHETEVEGERIVHRVCGFFGIDEEGALYRRFDEEHVQRYWDAATLAELLDRTGWEVVEVQGDFGESPVDQADRVVWVLKRR from the coding sequence ATGGCTTACGAAGATCTTGCGGCGTTTTACGACGAGTTGATGGGCGATGCGCTCTACCACGCGTGGCAGAAGGCGCTCGCCCCCCATCTCTCTTCCGTTCGCGTGGCGGTCGATCTCGGCTGCGGCACGGGCAGGATGGCCGCATGGCTCGCGGAGCGCGCCGAGCGCGTCTACGCCGTGGACCGATCGCCGGAGATGCTGGCCGTCGCGTTTGACACCTGGGGCCACCTGGCAAACGTACATTGGTTGGAATCGGATCTGGGCGATCTCGCCCTTCCCGAGGCCGCCGATTTCGCCCTCGCCTCGACGGACGTGTTGAACTACATCTTGACACGCGACGAGTTGGAGCGGGTGCTCCAGCGCGTTCGGGCATGCGTGCGCCCGGGAGGCAAGTGGGCGCTCGACACCCTCGGCCCGCGGCGTATACAACAGCTTCACAACGGCGCTTGGCACGACGTGCGCGACCATCTCGTCATCGTGCACGAGACGGAAGTCGAAGGGGAACGAATTGTCCATCGCGTGTGCGGTTTTTTCGGGATCGACGAAGAAGGAGCGCTCTACCGCCGGTTTGACGAGGAGCACGTGCAGCGGTACTGGGATGCGGCGACACTCGCCGAACTGTTGGACCGGACGGGATGGGAGGTCGTAGAGGTCCAAGGGGACTTCGGAGAATCCCCGGTGGACCAGGCGGATCGCGTCGTATGGGTGCTCAAACGGCGGTGA
- a CDS encoding type 11 methyltransferase — MKREILALLRDPVLGGPLEFVGGINFFTDPARAMQEMMRIAKPGTKVVVVDETERKVRSTYERVPFVRRWFRDRGALVGIPIHAVPKMAEDVRVQELDGGNLYGLTFRKPLGADGQTPGRRDLSF, encoded by the coding sequence ATGAAGCGTGAAATTCTCGCGCTCCTGCGCGATCCCGTGCTCGGCGGGCCGCTCGAGTTCGTGGGGGGAATCAACTTCTTCACCGATCCCGCGCGCGCCATGCAGGAGATGATGCGCATTGCCAAGCCGGGCACGAAGGTTGTGGTGGTGGACGAAACGGAGCGGAAGGTGAGAAGCACGTACGAGCGGGTTCCATTCGTGAGGCGTTGGTTCCGAGACCGCGGCGCGCTCGTGGGCATCCCCATCCACGCGGTGCCGAAGATGGCTGAGGATGTTCGCGTGCAGGAGCTCGATGGGGGAAACCTGTACGGCTTGACTTTCCGAAAGCCGCTGGGGGCGGACGGCCAAACGCCTGGGAGAAGGGATCTATCTTTTTGA
- the rsfS gene encoding ribosome silencing factor, producing the protein MNPNVEHIARRAATACLDKKATDVVVMNVQELTPVADYFVICSASSRPQVEAVARAVRDDLAELGVTCRGIEGLDEARWVLLDFGDVVVHVFRPEEREYYHLERLWGDAEWIPIEAN; encoded by the coding sequence ATGAATCCAAACGTCGAGCACATCGCTCGCCGAGCTGCGACGGCCTGTTTGGATAAGAAGGCCACCGACGTCGTAGTGATGAACGTCCAGGAACTCACGCCCGTGGCGGACTACTTTGTGATTTGTTCCGCGAGCTCGCGCCCGCAGGTGGAGGCGGTGGCCCGGGCGGTGCGGGACGATCTCGCCGAACTCGGCGTCACCTGCCGCGGCATCGAAGGGCTGGACGAGGCGCGCTGGGTCTTGCTCGACTTTGGCGACGTCGTGGTGCACGTGTTTCGGCCTGAGGAGCGGGAGTATTATCACCTCGAACGCCTGTGGGGCGACGCCGAGTGGATACCTATCGAGGCCAACTGA